The genome window CCGATGTGATTGGCCAGCAGCAACACAAGCCGCGCGTTGAGCGCGGCGCTCTGGTCTTCACTGCAGCCTTCATGGGTGGCGATCAGCTCGGCATAGAAGCCGTCGGGATCGGCAATGTTCGGGTCGGTGTTGAGCATGAATCACTCCATCGCAAGGGCGTGGTGCAGGGCGGCGCGGAGCTCGTCCGCGCTGGCGGTGTGCCAGCGGGCGGCAACGTGCTGGTCCGGGCGGATGAGGTAGATGGCCTGAGAGGCATTCCCGAGGTATCGCTCGGCGAGGGGGCCAATTTGAGCGGTGACAGCCTGCACCGCGATGGCATCGGGCAAGTCTCCTGGCAATTCGGGCCCTTCGCAGTTGATACAGAGTAGCGTGAATCCCCCGGACGCGAGAAGCTCCAGCAGATAGCCATCGCCCAGCGGTGCATCGGGGCAGGGCGCCCCGGGACGGGAGCGCTCGGGGCCGCCGGGCAAAGCGTCGGCACCGTTCAGCGGGCCGTCATCGTAGACGCAGGGCAGCGACAGGCGGCCCGA of Oceanicola sp. 502str15 contains these proteins:
- a CDS encoding DUF2783 domain-containing protein gives rise to the protein MLNTDPNIADPDGFYAELIATHEGCSEDQSAALNARLVLLLANHIGDREVLREALSAARAAMR